Proteins encoded within one genomic window of Halomonas sp. YLGW01:
- a CDS encoding MFS transporter, giving the protein MRSLPATLPILFVCEISFLLGHGLIMTLLGVRMSLEGFPSQMAGLLMSSFSFGFVIGSYWLEKRIRAVGHIRVFAACAATLAVTAMLHGLWVNPWAWLVWRVFGGGATAGLLMVMESWVSGESSNDNRGKVLGWYLVISTLSLAGGQWLLNSADPATMVLFSLAGMLFALSLVPLSIHRIHGPRAAQELQPQKIKLKALFKLAPVGLVGAFTAGLMVQAFFAMTPYYGQEIGLSTAQTAQFMAITTLVALFAQWGLGRLSDRIDRRKVILAMAAIMAVSGAFISVAARVDYLMLLLVASFHTAMLHTLYSLSLAHTNDWLKPEEIVAANGKLMMTYGVGSIVGPFGASLVMQVVGPDGLWFFLGAVALTLAGFIAVRLLAGRGQVKEEVDQEPFVAMPVMETQHYLNELDPRHDPVQFELDLQVDSLDHEDHYAREAEAVGEEEPPADGSEHATSTA; this is encoded by the coding sequence GTGCGTAGCTTGCCGGCCACTCTGCCGATTCTGTTTGTCTGCGAGATCAGCTTCCTGCTGGGGCATGGTCTGATCATGACCCTGCTCGGGGTGCGCATGTCACTCGAGGGCTTCCCCTCGCAGATGGCGGGTCTGCTGATGTCGAGTTTCTCCTTCGGCTTCGTGATCGGCAGCTACTGGCTGGAGAAGCGCATCCGGGCCGTGGGGCATATCCGGGTCTTTGCCGCCTGTGCGGCGACGCTGGCGGTCACCGCGATGCTGCACGGGCTCTGGGTCAACCCCTGGGCCTGGCTGGTCTGGCGTGTCTTCGGCGGTGGCGCCACCGCGGGCCTTCTGATGGTGATGGAATCCTGGGTCTCCGGGGAGTCCTCCAATGACAATCGCGGCAAGGTGCTGGGCTGGTACCTGGTCATCTCGACCCTCTCCCTGGCCGGGGGCCAGTGGCTGCTGAACAGTGCCGACCCGGCTACCATGGTGCTGTTCTCCCTGGCAGGCATGCTGTTCGCGCTGTCGCTGGTGCCGCTGTCGATTCATCGTATCCATGGTCCGCGAGCGGCACAGGAACTCCAGCCCCAGAAGATCAAGCTGAAGGCGCTCTTCAAGCTGGCGCCGGTGGGCCTGGTCGGCGCCTTCACCGCCGGTTTGATGGTGCAGGCCTTCTTTGCCATGACGCCTTACTATGGTCAGGAGATTGGCCTTTCCACCGCACAGACCGCCCAGTTCATGGCCATCACCACGCTGGTGGCGCTGTTCGCCCAGTGGGGCCTGGGACGGCTCTCGGATCGCATCGATCGGCGTAAGGTCATCCTGGCCATGGCGGCGATCATGGCCGTTTCCGGCGCCTTTATCTCGGTGGCCGCCCGGGTCGACTATCTCATGTTGCTGCTGGTGGCGAGCTTTCATACGGCCATGCTGCATACGCTCTACTCCCTTAGCCTCGCGCACACCAATGATTGGCTGAAGCCGGAGGAGATCGTGGCCGCCAACGGCAAGCTGATGATGACCTATGGCGTCGGCTCGATCGTTGGCCCCTTCGGGGCGTCGCTGGTCATGCAGGTGGTCGGTCCCGATGGGCTATGGTTCTTCCTGGGTGCCGTGGCACTCACGCTGGCTGGTTTCATCGCCGTTCGCCTGCTGGCGGGTCGTGGCCAGGTCAAGGAAGAGGTGGATCAGGAGCCTTTCGTGGCCATGCCGGTCATGGAGACCCAGCATTATCTCAACGAGCTCGATCCTCGCCATGACCCCGTTCAGTTCGAGCTCGACCTGCAGGTCGATTCGCTGGACCATGAGGATCATTA